A single genomic interval of Ramlibacter sp. harbors:
- a CDS encoding M4 family metallopeptidase, translating to MSARYGCVCFAVPKKLLAHLADRSEGDQKRALVNHLHHSTELRARRAATSARRAPASQPGQKKLHRQVFDAQGQTFLPGKLLRGEEVSSTADQSANQAYDNIGIALRFFETVLGRNSVDGRGMRIDATVHYGFGFANALWTGEQMIVGDGDGHHVSNLAGSLGIIAHELSHGVSQHLIRGGLGVVQMAGQPPSLKGEAGALNESFSDVCASMVKQWHLGQAVDAADWLLGEDVLAPHAGRAIRSLKDPGNKHETWASDDQIRDFRRFKATDDPHKGSGVANFAFYSAAAELGGKSWETLGPVWFQGFDRLRSRATFLDAAHATVEVAANVHGRNSRAHRAVKAAWQRVNVMN from the coding sequence ATGAGTGCGAGATACGGCTGTGTATGTTTTGCAGTGCCGAAGAAATTGCTTGCGCATCTGGCCGACAGGTCAGAAGGCGATCAGAAGCGGGCCCTTGTCAATCACTTGCATCATTCGACAGAATTGCGGGCCCGGCGCGCCGCGACGAGCGCCAGGCGCGCACCCGCATCGCAGCCGGGGCAAAAAAAGTTGCACCGGCAGGTCTTTGATGCGCAAGGTCAAACGTTCCTGCCTGGTAAGTTGCTGCGCGGTGAAGAGGTGTCTTCCACGGCTGATCAATCCGCGAATCAGGCGTATGACAATATCGGCATCGCGCTGCGGTTCTTTGAAACTGTCCTGGGGCGGAATTCGGTCGATGGCAGGGGCATGCGCATTGATGCCACCGTTCACTACGGGTTTGGCTTTGCCAATGCCCTATGGACGGGGGAGCAAATGATCGTTGGGGATGGAGACGGTCACCATGTCTCGAATCTGGCGGGCTCGCTGGGCATCATCGCGCACGAACTCTCGCACGGCGTCAGCCAGCATCTGATCAGGGGCGGCCTGGGTGTCGTGCAGATGGCGGGCCAACCCCCTTCACTGAAAGGTGAAGCCGGCGCCCTGAATGAGTCCTTTTCGGATGTTTGCGCCAGCATGGTCAAGCAATGGCATCTGGGCCAAGCGGTCGATGCCGCGGACTGGCTGCTGGGGGAGGATGTCTTGGCGCCTCATGCGGGCCGGGCGATCCGGTCCCTGAAGGATCCGGGCAACAAGCATGAGACGTGGGCGAGTGACGATCAGATTCGTGATTTCAGGCGCTTCAAGGCAACAGATGATCCGCACAAGGGATCCGGGGTGGCAAATTTTGCCTTCTACTCGGCCGCTGCCGAGTTGGGCGGAAAGTCCTGGGAAACCCTGGGGCCGGTCTGGTTTCAGGGCTTTGACAGATTGCGATCGCGTGCGACCTTCCTTGACGCTGCTCATGCCACGGTGGAGGTCGCGGCCAACGTTCACGGGAGAAACTCGCGCGCCCATCGCGCTGTGAAGGCCGCCTGGCAACGCGTCAACGTGATGAACTGA
- a CDS encoding AAA family ATPase, translated as MHCQTCSALNPASNRFCESCGGALSQVCAACGYASGPAARFCGGCGAPIERATPHQAAPPPLAAWGELKLATILFADIVSSTEHISGMDPEQAMSHLRPAVATMCGAIESFGGTVIRTLGDGVMAVFGVPRALEGHASLACEAALGMQRAFRDHEGGLAIRVGLHSGQVASDPQSTDATIGGGVHGQAIHLASRVVALAEPGGVCITSACLALVRQACDVRSMGAHTLKGIGEPIEVHALLRMKDGLDGVRLHQAAASTFRGRKRELATLQDSLRRAETGLGAAIGLSAAPGTGKSRLCQEFASWCRGRGVPVYEVRTQLYGHATPLQPVLTLLRTCFFQIAATDDVAAAKGRIARQLLGTGVATHDDCALFNEFLGIAEPEDPPCSLQPKARRVRLLNLVRELVKHGGTDAFVIIFEDLHWLDEASEEFVSVLVDAVERARILLVLNYRPEYQAPWLSLPHFHQMNLPQLSAEETEALVQELLSTRVELKDAFGLIVERSAGNPFFAEELVHALLESEVLAGVDSGASPSLDLIARALPPTVQAVIGERIDRLVLSQKTLLHICAVIGKEIPLPVLEKVAVYLADQLESELNGLCEAELLQLLREITGGRHFAFRHPLIQEVAYGTQLKARRANLHAAVAVAMETHYRARPDEFAALIAYHYEAAGQVVHAAHHEAKAAQWLGATNSTQAMRHWRKARALLLDQPRSAEIDRLRVRIGSGFVYLGWREGLSADEVQQIVEETVELATDVDSRLIQLLYLAEGRILQGNGGPADDYVRNIEKAIAIAPSLGDSGRAASMNAALSHAYSWAGRLEEGLVANDVALKGVMAVDRLDREFFGFDLKQWILGIRVRLLIRMARFDEAATCLRSLADSIIPAHDPVIRQVAHCLRLELALGVGDVPLAREQADNISAIAQISQNAYTRTVSLWASGLATSAAGDFDQAASKFLEALDLIRSSRVAVEFEAEILAGLAECRDRAGAYPQAILDARSAVTTSRQRSHRIAECRALIVWARALVRCHGAQKLDEARELLDQAQALVSLTGARLLEPQLAGERAQLNQLAAD; from the coding sequence ATGCACTGCCAAACCTGTAGCGCCCTCAACCCGGCATCCAACCGCTTCTGCGAGAGCTGCGGCGGGGCGCTGTCGCAAGTTTGCGCGGCGTGTGGATACGCATCCGGGCCGGCAGCCAGATTCTGCGGCGGCTGTGGTGCTCCGATTGAGCGAGCCACTCCTCACCAGGCTGCACCTCCGCCCCTGGCGGCCTGGGGTGAACTCAAACTCGCGACGATCCTGTTTGCTGACATCGTGAGTTCCACGGAACACATTTCGGGGATGGACCCCGAGCAGGCCATGTCGCACTTGAGGCCTGCCGTGGCGACCATGTGTGGCGCCATCGAGTCCTTTGGCGGGACCGTGATCCGCACGCTGGGAGACGGCGTGATGGCCGTATTTGGTGTCCCGCGCGCACTGGAGGGGCATGCCAGCCTGGCATGCGAGGCCGCGCTGGGAATGCAAAGAGCGTTCCGCGACCATGAAGGGGGGCTGGCCATCCGGGTCGGTCTGCATTCGGGGCAGGTTGCTTCGGACCCGCAGTCGACGGATGCCACCATCGGCGGCGGCGTGCACGGGCAGGCCATCCACCTGGCGAGCCGGGTGGTTGCATTGGCCGAGCCGGGAGGCGTCTGCATCACATCGGCGTGCCTTGCTCTGGTACGACAGGCCTGTGACGTTCGTTCGATGGGGGCCCACACCTTGAAGGGGATCGGCGAGCCTATCGAGGTTCATGCCTTGCTGCGCATGAAGGATGGTCTGGACGGGGTACGCCTGCATCAGGCGGCCGCTTCCACTTTCCGTGGGCGCAAACGCGAGCTTGCTACCTTGCAGGATTCGCTGCGCCGCGCTGAAACGGGTCTGGGGGCGGCCATTGGTCTTTCGGCTGCACCGGGAACGGGCAAAAGTCGCCTTTGCCAGGAGTTTGCGTCCTGGTGTCGAGGCCGTGGAGTGCCGGTCTACGAGGTTCGCACGCAGCTGTATGGGCACGCGACGCCTTTGCAGCCCGTGCTGACCTTGCTGCGCACCTGCTTTTTCCAGATTGCGGCAACCGATGACGTCGCGGCAGCCAAGGGGCGCATCGCCAGACAACTCCTGGGAACGGGGGTTGCGACGCACGATGATTGTGCGCTGTTCAACGAATTCCTGGGCATTGCCGAACCTGAAGATCCGCCGTGCTCCCTGCAACCCAAAGCGCGGCGGGTCAGGTTGCTCAACCTGGTACGCGAACTGGTCAAGCATGGAGGCACCGATGCATTCGTCATCATTTTCGAAGACCTTCATTGGCTGGATGAGGCCAGTGAAGAGTTCGTCTCCGTGCTGGTGGACGCGGTCGAACGGGCTCGCATCCTGTTGGTGCTGAACTATCGGCCGGAATACCAGGCGCCATGGTTGTCGCTGCCGCATTTTCACCAGATGAATCTGCCACAGCTCAGTGCCGAGGAAACCGAAGCACTAGTTCAGGAACTCCTGAGCACGCGTGTCGAATTGAAAGATGCGTTTGGACTCATCGTCGAAAGATCGGCGGGCAATCCTTTTTTTGCAGAAGAGCTGGTGCATGCCCTCCTCGAGAGCGAGGTACTCGCGGGGGTCGATAGCGGCGCCAGTCCAAGCCTCGACCTGATTGCCAGGGCTCTGCCGCCCACGGTCCAGGCGGTGATCGGGGAACGGATTGATCGACTGGTGTTGAGCCAGAAGACGCTGCTGCATATCTGCGCCGTCATCGGCAAGGAAATACCGCTACCGGTGCTGGAGAAGGTGGCGGTCTATCTCGCGGACCAGCTTGAGAGCGAGCTGAACGGGCTGTGCGAGGCTGAGCTTTTGCAACTTCTGCGTGAGATCACCGGCGGGAGGCACTTTGCGTTCCGGCATCCGCTGATCCAGGAGGTGGCCTACGGGACGCAGCTCAAGGCGCGGCGAGCCAATCTTCACGCGGCCGTGGCCGTGGCCATGGAGACCCACTATCGCGCCAGACCCGATGAATTTGCAGCGCTGATCGCCTATCACTACGAGGCCGCAGGGCAAGTGGTCCATGCCGCCCACCATGAGGCCAAGGCCGCCCAATGGCTGGGCGCGACCAACTCCACCCAAGCCATGCGCCATTGGCGCAAGGCCCGCGCCCTTCTTCTTGACCAGCCTCGCTCCGCCGAGATCGACCGGCTGCGGGTCAGGATCGGTAGCGGGTTTGTCTACCTGGGCTGGCGGGAAGGTCTGAGCGCCGACGAGGTTCAGCAAATTGTTGAAGAGACCGTTGAGCTCGCCACGGATGTGGACAGCCGGTTGATCCAGTTGCTCTACCTTGCCGAAGGGCGGATCCTTCAGGGAAATGGAGGCCCGGCGGACGACTATGTGCGCAACATTGAAAAAGCCATTGCCATTGCCCCGTCCCTGGGTGACTCGGGGCGGGCAGCGTCTATGAATGCCGCGCTGAGCCATGCCTATTCCTGGGCCGGACGGCTCGAGGAAGGTCTAGTTGCCAATGACGTTGCCCTGAAAGGGGTGATGGCTGTTGACCGTCTTGATCGGGAGTTTTTTGGATTCGATCTCAAGCAGTGGATTCTTGGCATCCGCGTGAGATTACTGATTCGCATGGCCCGGTTCGACGAAGCCGCAACCTGTTTGCGGTCCCTGGCAGACTCCATTATTCCAGCCCACGACCCGGTCATCCGGCAGGTGGCGCACTGTTTGCGACTGGAGCTTGCATTGGGTGTGGGGGACGTCCCACTGGCCCGCGAGCAGGCAGACAACATTTCAGCCATTGCCCAGATCAGCCAGAACGCCTACACCCGGACGGTCAGCCTCTGGGCCTCTGGTTTGGCAACCTCTGCCGCTGGTGATTTTGATCAAGCCGCTTCGAAATTCCTGGAAGCACTGGACCTGATCCGTAGTTCGCGTGTTGCCGTTGAGTTCGAAGCCGAGATACTGGCGGGGCTTGCCGAGTGTCGTGACAGGGCGGGGGCCTATCCACAGGCGATCCTGGACGCCCGCAGTGCGGTGACCACGTCGCGGCAACGCAGCCATCGCATCGCCGAGTGCCGTGCCTTGATCGTCTGGGCCCGCGCGCTGGTCCGATGCCATGGGGCGCAAAAACTGGATGAGGCTCGTGAACTGCTGGATCAGGCGCAGGCCCTTGTTTCCCTGACCGGCGCCCGATTGCTCGAGCCGCAACTTGCCGGCGAGCGGGCACAGTTGAATCAGCTGGCGGCAGATTGA
- a CDS encoding class I SAM-dependent methyltransferase has translation MPDALYGTDQPGQFTALHAEIARHYTGKVVAHGPTPLGVDWSCMPTQHLRFVQLLKVREATSPCTINDLGCGYGALLSFIGQRFPGQDIDYLGIDISQAMVDAARRQWDGREGARFETASEFDRVADYTVASGIFNVKLDQPEDAWIAHIQATLTHMRAVSRLGYAVNFLTQQPSTSRGEREIYRADPGLWRSFCEDVLGSQVIILSDYGMREHTLIARMYQASEGPQSAAS, from the coding sequence ATGCCGGATGCCCTGTACGGCACAGACCAGCCCGGCCAGTTCACCGCGCTCCACGCGGAAATAGCCCGGCACTACACGGGAAAAGTCGTCGCCCACGGCCCCACACCTCTCGGTGTGGATTGGTCCTGCATGCCAACGCAGCATCTGCGCTTTGTCCAGTTGCTCAAGGTCCGCGAGGCGACGTCTCCTTGCACCATCAACGACCTGGGTTGCGGGTACGGCGCGCTTCTCTCTTTCATCGGGCAAAGATTTCCGGGCCAGGACATTGACTACCTGGGAATTGACATCTCGCAGGCCATGGTCGATGCGGCCCGCCGGCAATGGGATGGCCGTGAGGGAGCACGGTTCGAAACGGCAAGCGAATTCGACCGTGTTGCGGACTACACGGTCGCAAGCGGAATATTCAACGTCAAACTCGATCAGCCCGAAGACGCCTGGATCGCTCACATTCAGGCGACTCTGACTCACATGCGTGCGGTCAGTCGCCTGGGCTATGCCGTCAACTTCCTGACGCAGCAACCGTCAACGAGCCGCGGCGAGCGTGAAATCTACCGCGCAGACCCCGGTCTCTGGCGAAGTTTCTGTGAAGACGTCCTGGGTTCACAGGTGATCATCCTGTCGGACTACGGCATGCGCGAACATACATTGATCGCCCGGATGTATCAGGCTTCTGAAGGCCCTCAATCTGCCGCCAGCTGA
- a CDS encoding phosphatase PAP2 family protein, with protein sequence MFTCELELLSGLHFDVNQAKTSMTLGFVNLDKRPLKDLSLTRLVRPTEKIFKQQLDLIANYSELREDRGAEILAQVNGGGPFWASMIGLTAHRHRYTAELLDLALSLATHVEMRFKHGFACQRPVELSPQIQPMIPTPGHGSWPSGHATEAYITSAVLQALLPHGHKYREQMERLAARIAVNRTVAGVHYPVDSAVGRLLGTSLADYFVARCKGAKVHERGFDGRKFHGAQGTVIDFDPRVPLDDNHSGYYQLMPGASMIPASPLMQFMWGKAVAEWTPAN encoded by the coding sequence ATGTTCACCTGCGAACTGGAGCTTCTCTCGGGTCTTCACTTCGACGTCAACCAGGCCAAAACGTCCATGACCCTCGGCTTTGTCAACCTGGACAAGAGGCCGCTGAAAGACTTGTCGCTGACGCGGCTGGTCCGCCCCACCGAGAAAATCTTCAAGCAGCAACTGGACCTGATCGCCAACTATTCCGAGTTGCGCGAAGACCGGGGCGCGGAGATCCTGGCGCAGGTGAACGGTGGTGGTCCTTTCTGGGCCTCGATGATCGGGCTCACGGCCCATCGCCACAGGTACACGGCTGAACTGCTGGACCTGGCCTTGTCACTGGCCACCCATGTGGAGATGCGGTTCAAGCATGGCTTTGCCTGCCAGCGCCCTGTTGAATTGTCACCCCAGATCCAGCCGATGATTCCCACCCCGGGGCACGGTAGCTGGCCCAGCGGCCACGCCACCGAGGCCTACATCACCAGCGCGGTGTTGCAAGCCCTGCTGCCCCATGGCCACAAGTACCGCGAGCAGATGGAACGGCTCGCAGCCCGCATTGCCGTGAACCGGACGGTGGCAGGCGTGCATTACCCGGTGGACAGCGCGGTGGGGCGGCTGCTTGGGACATCACTCGCAGACTATTTCGTCGCCCGCTGCAAAGGCGCGAAGGTGCATGAACGCGGCTTTGACGGCCGCAAGTTCCATGGTGCTCAGGGCACGGTGATTGACTTTGACCCGCGCGTTCCACTGGACGACAACCACAGCGGCTACTACCAGTTGATGCCTGGCGCCAGCATGATCCCCGCCTCGCCACTGATGCAGTTCATGTGGGGAAAAGCCGTGGCCGAATGGACTCCTGCCAACTGA
- a CDS encoding phenylalanine 4-monooxygenase has protein sequence MAVEPVVYGASERPPRGDYARAGADYTCPQDYAAYTAADHDTYRRLYERQAALLPGLACDEFIAALPSLGIKDRIPRFEEINERLHKATGWEIVGVPGLIPEVPFFTLLANRKFPVTDWIRQPDEFDYIVEPDVFHDLFGHVPLLFNPVFADYVQRYGQGGLKAHELGACELLSRLYWYTIEFGLIRQSDGLRVYGAGILSSSGELQYAVNSPEPHRLPLDLERTMRTRYKIDTYQQTYFVIDSFQQLFEMTAPDFAPVYERVKGLRELGADALLPEDA, from the coding sequence ATGGCCGTCGAACCCGTCGTCTATGGCGCGAGTGAGCGCCCACCGCGCGGCGACTACGCGCGCGCTGGCGCCGACTACACCTGCCCGCAGGACTACGCGGCCTACACCGCCGCCGACCACGACACCTACCGGCGGCTGTACGAGCGTCAGGCCGCGCTGCTGCCCGGGCTGGCCTGCGACGAGTTCATTGCCGCGCTGCCCTCGCTTGGCATCAAGGACCGGATCCCCCGGTTTGAGGAAATCAACGAGCGCCTGCACAAGGCCACGGGCTGGGAAATTGTGGGTGTGCCCGGGCTGATCCCCGAGGTGCCCTTCTTCACGCTGCTGGCCAACCGCAAGTTTCCGGTGACGGACTGGATCCGTCAGCCTGACGAGTTTGACTACATCGTCGAGCCCGACGTGTTCCACGACCTCTTTGGCCATGTGCCGCTGCTGTTCAACCCGGTCTTTGCCGACTATGTGCAGCGCTACGGCCAGGGCGGCCTGAAGGCGCACGAGCTGGGTGCCTGCGAGCTGCTGAGCCGGCTGTATTGGTACACCATCGAGTTTGGCCTGATCCGCCAGTCCGACGGGCTGCGCGTGTACGGCGCGGGCATTTTGAGTTCGTCGGGCGAGCTGCAGTACGCCGTGAACAGCCCCGAACCCCATCGCCTGCCGCTCGACCTGGAGCGCACCATGCGCACCCGCTACAAGATCGACACCTACCAGCAGACCTACTTTGTCATCGACAGCTTCCAGCAGCTGTTTGAGATGACCGCGCCGGATTTCGCGCCGGTGTATGAGCGGGTGAAGGGGTTGCGGGAGTTGGGGGCGGACGCCCTTCTGCCCGAAGACGCCTGA
- the hppD gene encoding 4-hydroxyphenylpyruvate dioxygenase, which produces MGTDGFEFIEYAAPDPQAMGGLFERMGFKPIAKHRHKNVTLYRQGGINFIINAEPDSFAQRFARLHGPSVCAIAFRVQDAKAAYERAISLGAWGYAQSAGPGELNIPAIKGIGDSIIYFIDRWRGKNGAQDGDIGNIGFFDVDFEALPGAELNPAGHGLTYIDHLTHNVHRGRMEEWAGFYERLFNFREVRYFDIEGQATGVKSKAMTSPCGKIRIPINEEGNEKSGQIQEYLDRYRGEGIQHIAMGSTNLYDTVDALQFSGVKLLNTSETYYELLPKRIPGLTEDIGALQQRNILVDGKPEELLLQIFSENQLGPIFFEFIQRKGNEGFGEGNFKALFETMELDQMRRGVLEAGKA; this is translated from the coding sequence ATGGGAACCGACGGTTTCGAATTCATCGAATACGCGGCCCCCGACCCGCAGGCCATGGGAGGGCTGTTCGAACGCATGGGCTTCAAACCCATTGCCAAGCATCGCCACAAGAATGTGACGCTGTACCGCCAGGGTGGCATCAACTTCATCATCAACGCAGAACCCGACAGCTTTGCCCAGCGCTTTGCCCGCCTGCATGGCCCCAGCGTCTGCGCGATCGCCTTCCGGGTGCAGGACGCCAAGGCCGCCTATGAGCGCGCCATCTCGCTGGGCGCCTGGGGCTACGCGCAATCGGCCGGCCCGGGCGAGCTGAACATCCCGGCAATCAAGGGCATTGGCGACTCCATCATCTATTTCATCGACAGGTGGCGCGGCAAGAACGGGGCCCAGGACGGTGACATCGGCAACATCGGCTTCTTTGATGTGGACTTTGAGGCCCTGCCAGGCGCCGAACTCAACCCCGCGGGCCATGGCCTGACCTACATCGATCACCTGACCCACAACGTGCACCGCGGCCGCATGGAAGAGTGGGCCGGGTTCTACGAGCGGCTGTTCAACTTCCGCGAAGTGCGGTACTTTGACATTGAAGGCCAGGCCACGGGCGTCAAAAGCAAGGCCATGACCAGCCCCTGCGGCAAGATCCGCATCCCCATCAACGAGGAAGGCAACGAGAAATCGGGCCAGATCCAGGAATACCTGGACCGCTACCGCGGCGAGGGCATCCAGCACATTGCCATGGGCTCCACCAACCTCTACGACACGGTGGATGCCCTGCAGTTCAGCGGCGTGAAGCTGCTCAATACCAGCGAGACGTATTACGAACTGCTGCCCAAGCGCATCCCCGGCCTGACCGAGGACATTGGCGCACTGCAGCAGCGCAATATCCTGGTGGACGGCAAGCCTGAAGAATTGCTGCTGCAGATCTTCAGCGAAAACCAGCTCGGACCCATCTTTTTCGAGTTCATCCAGCGCAAGGGCAACGAGGGTTTTGGCGAGGGCAACTTCAAGGCGCTCTTTGAAACCATGGAGCTGGACCAGATGCGCCGGGGCGTTCTGGAAGCCGGGAAGGCCTGA
- a CDS encoding lipase chaperone, with amino-acid sequence MAAATEDPFFTNDLRYRLEAALTDAGEADSPAALKQKLQAVLPRHFSASELARAMALMERYVDYRVALGAIKPPRDPGDPRALRLALGARDRARHQYFSEEEHRALFAREEALDRFTLARLEIERNPDLSPAQKQAALQDTLAELTPAQRQERVEAVQQMAVAAQTAALDARGASEAERYRLRQTQYGDAAALNLAQLDRENADWQARLSQYAEAQARQASAAQLGALRQTLFSEQEQLRLEAALSLRQQNAAPTPIR; translated from the coding sequence CTGGCCGCGGCCACCGAAGACCCTTTTTTCACAAACGACCTGCGCTACCGGCTGGAAGCCGCGCTCACGGACGCTGGCGAGGCCGACTCGCCCGCTGCGCTGAAGCAGAAATTGCAGGCCGTGCTGCCACGGCATTTCAGCGCCAGCGAGCTGGCGCGTGCCATGGCGCTCATGGAACGTTATGTGGACTACCGCGTGGCGCTGGGCGCGATCAAGCCGCCCCGGGACCCGGGCGATCCACGGGCGCTGCGCCTGGCACTGGGCGCGCGCGACCGCGCACGCCACCAGTACTTCAGCGAGGAAGAGCATCGCGCCCTGTTCGCCCGGGAGGAAGCCCTGGACCGCTTCACGCTGGCCCGGCTTGAAATTGAGCGCAACCCCGACCTGAGCCCCGCACAGAAGCAGGCTGCGCTGCAGGACACCCTGGCCGAATTGACGCCGGCGCAACGCCAGGAAAGGGTGGAAGCCGTCCAGCAAATGGCCGTGGCGGCCCAGACGGCAGCGCTGGATGCGCGTGGCGCCAGCGAGGCGGAGCGCTACCGGTTGCGGCAGACGCAATATGGTGATGCCGCCGCACTCAATCTGGCGCAGCTGGACCGGGAGAATGCCGACTGGCAGGCCCGCCTCAGCCAGTATGCCGAGGCCCAGGCCCGGCAGGCCAGTGCCGCGCAACTGGGCGCCCTGCGGCAAACGCTTTTTTCGGAGCAGGAACAGCTTCGGCTCGAGGCCGCGCTGAGTCTGCGCCAGCAAAACGCTGCGCCAACGCCCATTCGCTAA
- a CDS encoding triacylglycerol lipase, whose translation MTRLLSAFTRRFAWLLAALALLAGAPAQAATGYTQTRYPVVLVHGLFGFDSFLGLDYFYGVPSALREDGARVFVAQVSAANSTEVRGEQLLAQVKNILAITGASKVNLIGHSHGGPTIRYVAGVAPQLVASATSIGGVNKGSRVADILRGVVPPGTLSETLLNNAAKAFVALINLGSGGTSLPQMPTAALDSLTTARTLAFNQRFPQGIPSGCGSGAELVNGVRYYSWTGTQPVTNLLDVSDGALGVLSLVFGEANDGLVAACSSRLGKHLGDYRQNHLDEVNQVVGLRDWFSVDPVTLYRQHANRLKQAGL comes from the coding sequence ATGACCCGTTTGCTCAGCGCCTTCACGCGCCGATTTGCATGGCTGCTCGCGGCCCTGGCCTTGCTGGCCGGCGCACCCGCGCAAGCCGCCACCGGTTACACGCAGACGCGCTACCCCGTGGTGCTGGTGCATGGCCTGTTCGGGTTTGATTCGTTCCTGGGGCTGGACTACTTCTACGGCGTGCCGTCGGCGCTGCGCGAGGACGGCGCCCGCGTGTTCGTGGCCCAGGTCTCGGCGGCCAACAGCACCGAAGTGCGCGGCGAGCAGCTGCTGGCGCAGGTGAAAAACATCCTGGCGATCACCGGCGCCAGCAAGGTCAACCTGATTGGCCATTCGCATGGCGGCCCCACCATCCGCTATGTTGCCGGCGTGGCGCCGCAACTGGTGGCCTCGGCCACCTCGATTGGCGGCGTGAACAAGGGCTCGCGCGTGGCCGACATCCTGCGCGGCGTGGTGCCGCCCGGCACCCTGTCCGAAACACTGCTCAACAACGCCGCCAAGGCCTTTGTGGCGCTGATCAACCTTGGCTCAGGCGGCACCAGCCTGCCACAGATGCCCACAGCCGCGCTCGACTCGCTCACTACGGCCCGCACCCTGGCGTTCAACCAGCGTTTTCCCCAGGGCATTCCCTCGGGGTGCGGCAGTGGCGCCGAACTGGTGAACGGCGTGCGCTATTACTCCTGGACGGGCACGCAACCCGTGACCAACCTGCTGGACGTGAGCGACGGCGCGCTGGGCGTGCTGAGCCTGGTGTTTGGCGAGGCCAACGACGGCCTGGTGGCCGCGTGCTCGTCACGCCTGGGCAAGCACCTGGGCGACTACCGCCAGAACCACCTGGACGAAGTCAACCAGGTGGTGGGCCTGCGTGACTGGTTCTCGGTGGACCCGGTCACGCTGTACCGCCAGCACGCCAACCGCCTCAAGCAAGCCGGGTTGTGA
- a CDS encoding Lrp/AsnC family transcriptional regulator — protein MDKLDKEILRRLQANGRETYDVVGEEVGLSASAVLRRVKRLEEAGVIDRYVALVQPEAVGLGLTAYLNVRLEKHTESHKRNPMDVFRASVQAWPEVVECASLTGDMDYLLRVVVADMAHYSRFIMDTLLKHPSVQDCKTSFVLDRVKATTALPL, from the coding sequence ATGGACAAGCTCGACAAGGAAATCCTGCGCCGCCTGCAGGCCAATGGCCGCGAAACCTATGACGTGGTCGGCGAAGAGGTGGGCCTGTCGGCCAGCGCGGTCCTGCGCCGCGTCAAGCGGCTCGAGGAGGCTGGCGTCATCGACCGGTATGTGGCGCTGGTGCAGCCCGAGGCCGTGGGGCTGGGGCTCACGGCCTACCTCAATGTGCGCCTGGAAAAGCACACCGAAAGCCATAAGCGCAACCCCATGGATGTGTTTCGCGCCAGCGTGCAGGCCTGGCCCGAGGTGGTGGAATGCGCCTCGCTGACCGGCGACATGGACTATCTCCTGCGTGTGGTGGTGGCAGACATGGCGCACTACAGCCGCTTCATCATGGACACGCTGCTCAAGCACCCGAGCGTGCAGGATTGCAAGACCAGCTTCGTGCTGGACCGCGTCAAGGCGACAACGGCCCTGCCTTTGTAG
- a CDS encoding GNAT family N-acetyltransferase: MVETKALIKASLDAGREFFRPPGRAQAAAPVATAPAVEAERKAAPVLVPIRSIGPSHRERITDHLLALDPHDRYLRFGYAANDEQIRRYADGLHFERDEIFGIYNRRLELIAMAHLAFSTDPDCQSCAEFGVSVAKSARGRGYGARLFDRAVMHARNEGVDLMFIHALTENTAMVKIARSAGATVERDGSETEAYLRLPPATMDSRMSELVEEQVAQTDYRLKVQAKQFWDFLAVVQEIRRGVRDARDKSAR; the protein is encoded by the coding sequence ATGGTCGAAACCAAAGCCCTGATCAAGGCATCGCTGGACGCGGGCAGGGAATTCTTTCGCCCGCCGGGCCGCGCCCAAGCGGCTGCCCCCGTGGCCACGGCGCCGGCCGTGGAGGCCGAGCGCAAGGCGGCCCCGGTGCTGGTCCCCATCCGTTCGATCGGGCCCAGCCACCGCGAGCGCATCACCGACCACCTGCTGGCGCTGGACCCGCACGACCGCTACCTGCGCTTTGGCTACGCCGCCAATGACGAGCAGATCCGCCGATACGCCGACGGCCTGCATTTCGAGCGCGACGAGATTTTCGGCATTTACAACCGCCGGCTCGAGCTGATCGCCATGGCCCACCTGGCTTTTTCCACCGATCCCGATTGCCAGTCGTGCGCCGAATTCGGCGTGTCGGTGGCCAAGTCAGCGCGTGGCCGCGGCTACGGCGCGCGGCTGTTCGACCGCGCGGTCATGCACGCGCGCAACGAGGGGGTGGACCTGATGTTCATCCACGCGCTCACCGAGAACACGGCCATGGTCAAGATCGCCCGCAGCGCCGGCGCCACGGTGGAGCGCGATGGCTCCGAAACCGAGGCCTACCTGCGCCTTCCTCCGGCCACCATGGACAGCCGCATGAGCGAACTGGTCGAGGAGCAGGTGGCCCAGACCGACTACCGGCTCAAGGTCCAGGCCAAGCAGTTCTGGGACTTTCTGGCGGTGGTGCAGGAAATCCGGCGCGGCGTGCGCGATGCCCGCGACAAGTCCGCGCGCTAG